From the genome of Apodemus sylvaticus chromosome 3, mApoSyl1.1, whole genome shotgun sequence, one region includes:
- the Gabrr2 gene encoding gamma-aminobutyric acid receptor subunit rho-2 — MTLYLRHYWRDERLAFPSSSNKSMTFDGRLVKKIWVPDVFFVHSKRSFTHDTTTDNIMLRVFPDGHVLYSMRITVTAMCNMDFSHFPLDSQTCSLELESYAYTDEDLMLYWKNGDESLKTDDKISLSQFLIQKFHTTSRLAFYSSTGWYNRLYINFTLRRHIFFFLLQTYFPATLMVMLSWVSFWIDHRAVPARVSLGIMTVLTMSTIITGVNASMPRVSYIRAVDIYLWVSFVFVFLSVLEYAAVNYLTTLQEQKEQKFREKFPCMCGMLHSRTMTLDGSYSESEANSLAGYPRSHILPEEERQDKIVVHLALNSELMSSRKKGLLKGQMGLYIFQNTHAIDKYSRLIFPAFYIVFNLIYWSVFS; from the exons ATGACCCTGTACCTGAGGCATTACTGGAGAGACGAGAGGCTGGCCTTCcccagcagcagcaacaagagcATGACCTTCGATGGCAGGCTGGTGAAGAAGATCTGGGTTCCTGATGTCTTCTTTGTGCACTCCAAAAGGTCGTTCACACACGACACCACCACCGATAACATCATGCTGCGAGTGTTCCCAGACGGCCATGTGCTATACAGCATGAG GATTACCGTCACTGCCATGTGCAACATGGACTTCAGCCACTTCCCCCTGGACTCTCAGACCTGCTCTCTGGAGCTAGAGAGCT ATGCCTACACAGATGAAGACCTGATGCTGTACTGGAAGAATGGGGACGAGTCCCTGAAAACGGACGACAAGATTTCCTTGTCCCAGTTTCTGATCCAGAAGTTTCACACGACTTCCAGACTGGCCTTCTACAGCAGCACGG GCTGGTACAACCGTCTGTACATCAACTTCACGCTGCGTCGCcacatcttcttcttcttgctccaAACCTACTTCCCTGCCACCCTCATGGTCATGCTGTCCTGGGTGTCCTTCTGGATCGACCACAGAGCTGTGCCTGCCAGAGTCTCACTGG GCATCATGACGGTGCTGACCATGTCCACCATCATCACGGGCGTGAACGCCTCCATGCCCCGAGTGTCCTACATCCGGGCTGTGGACATCTACCTCTGGGTGAGCTTCGTGTTCGTGTTCCTCTCAGTGTTGGAGTACGCAGCAGTCAACTACCTGACCACACTGCAggagcagaaggaacagaagTTTCGAGAGAAG TTTCCATGCATGTGTGGAATGCTTCATTCACGGACCATGACGCTGGATGGAAGCTACagtgaatctgaggccaacagCCTGGCTGGCTACCCAAGAAGCCATATTCTGCCAGAAGAAGAAAGGCAAGACAAAATCGTGGTTCATTTGGCACTCAACAGTGAATTGATGTCCTCCAGGAAGAAAGGCCTTCTCAAAGGCCAAATGGGGCTCTACATCTTCCAGAACACCCATGCCATTGACAAATACTCCAGGTtgatatttcctgccttctacataGTTTTCAACCTAATTTATTGGTCGGTGTTTTCCTAG